A part of Cotesia glomerata isolate CgM1 linkage group LG4, MPM_Cglom_v2.3, whole genome shotgun sequence genomic DNA contains:
- the LOC123262845 gene encoding probable small nuclear ribonucleoprotein G, with protein MSKAHPPELKKYMDKKLSLKLNGGRHVVGILRGFDPFMNMVIDESIEECKDGSKNNIGMVVIRGNSVIMLEALDRI; from the exons atGAGTAAAGCACATCCACCAGAGTTAAAAAA atacaTGGATAAAAAACTGTCTC ttAAATTGAATGGCGGGAGACATGTGGTTGGAATTCTTCGCGGTTTTGATCCATTTATGAATATGGTGATCGATGAAAGCATCGAAGAATGCAAAGATGGATCTAAAAATAACATTGGGATGGTG gTAATTCGAGGAAACAGTGTCATTATGCTAGAAGCATTGGATAggatataa
- the LOC123262841 gene encoding anaphase-promoting complex subunit 10, with protein MSTKTTSGGEIDPVQEELVGRIREVGNQAIWSLSSCKPGFGVDQLRDNITETYWQSDGQLPHLINIQFRKKTTIKDICIYTDYKLDESYTPSRISVRAGTNFNDLQEVEIMDLNEPSGWVVIPIKDINDRPIRTFMIQIAVISNHQNGRDTHMRQIKIHSPAQDILRSSLYFPEKFVTNEFKYFSVIR; from the exons ATGAGTACCAAAACAACTAGTGgag GAGAAATAGATCCTGTACAAGAGGAATTAGTTGGTCGAATTCGCGAAGTCGGGAACCAAGCAATTTGGAGTCTGTCAAGCTGCAAACCTGGTTTTGGTGTTGATCAATTACGAGATAATATCACGGAGACTTATTGGCAATCAGACGGCCAATTGCCACATCTCATCAATATtcaattcagaaaaaaaactacaattaAAGATATTTGTATATACACAGATTATAAATTGGATGAAAGTTATACACCAAgccg tataAGTGTCAGAGCTGGAACTAACTTCAATGACTTACAAGAAGTTGAAATAATGGACTTGAATGAACCTAGTGGATGGGTTGTTATACCAATTAAAGATATTAATGATCGTCCAATCCGAACTTTTATGATTCAAATCGCAGTTATCAGTAATCACCAAAACGGAAGAGATACTCATATgagacaaattaaaattcatagtCCAGCTCAAGATATACTAAGATCTTCTTTATattttcctgaaaaatttgttactaatgagtttaaatacttttcagtaattagatga
- the LOC123262798 gene encoding vacuolar protein sorting-associated protein 33A, translated as MSSSHLSGGRLNIGLLQEQARKQLLCLIEKCDGPKAIVWDQSLAGPVGLIARYNLLEEYGVVKMYELIGGQLPLTNVTNIIFIVRPHLDLIDLIAENVHGEQNRSAKEFHLFFVPRKSLLCKKKLENRGVLGSFTLIEEFVCDLFPFDNDLISMELNETFKEFHLENDPTCLYQVALAIQRLQKLYGKISKISGRGPAASKVWNLLKRLNREEEEEDISSYRGINTAVKIDQLLLIDRSVDLLSPLVTQLTYEGLIDEIYNIHCTTIKLPAKKFHDSENSPTVMSIDKKEQIILNSGEELFAEIRDRNFNGVGPILSQKAKIISSQFDERHGDKSVQEIKQFVARLPYMLATKQSLARHTTIAEMIKEVTDSDDFLERLQVEQELLNCIDTDKPNSYIEDCISQKKPLLTVLRLICIQSLTNSGLKPKLLDYYKREIVQTYGYQHILTLSNLEKANLLRVQQSNRQYAVLRKALRLTVEDESEVAPKDISYVHSVYAPLSIRLTERLIQPGGWQGLNDILGLLPGPSINNDSQGKIPNLRRQSITSEDSNSEPSRLVLVFFIGGCTYAEISALRFLSQQEDLNVEFIVGTTKLINGDSFLMSLTDNQQKPKK; from the exons ATGTCTTCATCACATTTATCAGGCGGACGGCTAAATATTGGTTTGCTCCAAGAGCAAGCCAGAAAGCAATTGTTatgtttaattgaaaaatgtgatGGCCCAAAA gcTATCGTTTGGGATCAGTCATTGGCTGGACCAGTTGGTCTGATTGctagatataatttattagaagAATATGGAGTCGTTAAAATGTACGAGTTGATTGGTGGACAACTTCCGCTCACAAACGTTacgaatataatatttatagtcCGACCACATTTAGATCTAATTGATTTAATTGCGGAAAACGTTCATGG aGAACAAAATCGTTCCGCAAaagaatttcatttattttttgttcctCGTAAAAGCTTGCTGTGCAAGAAAAAGTTAGAAAATCGCGGAGTTCTTGGTAGTTTTACTTTAATTGAAGAGTTTGTTTGTGATTTATTTCCCTTTGATAATGACTTGATATCAATGGAATTGAATGAAACCTTCAAAGAATTTCATTTAGAAAATGACCCAACTTGCTTGTATCAAGTAGCACTTGCCATTCAAAGACTGCAAAAACTTTACGgtaaaatatcgaaaattTCGGGACGTGGTCCAGCCGCTAGTAAAGTATGGAACTTATTGAAAAGATTAAATcgagaagaagaagaagaagatatCAGTTCTTATCGAGGCATCAATACTGCTGTAAAAATAGATCAGTTACTTTTGATTGATCGAAGTGTTGATCTTCTTTCTCCTCTTGTTACTCAACTGACTTATGAGGGATTGATTGATGAAATATACAACATTCATTGCa CTACTATCAAATTACCggccaaaaaatttcatgactCAGAAAACTCTCCTACTGTTATGTCAATTGACAAAAAAGAACAAATTATACTGAATTCGGGAGAAGAATTATTTGCTGAAATCAG agATCGAAATTTCAATGGAGTTGGCCCTATTTTAAGTCAAAAAGCTAAAATTATATCATCTCAATTTGATGAAAGACATGGAGATAAAAGCGTACaagaaattaaacaatttgttgCTCGGTTACCATACATGCTTGCAACGAAACAATCTTTAGCACGTc aTACGACCATAGCTGAAATGATTAAAGAAGTAACAGACTCTgatgattttcttgagcgcCTTCAAGTAGAACAAGAATTACTAAATTGTATTGATACTGACAAACCAAATTCATACATCGAAGATTGTATATCACAGAAAAAACCTTTACTAACAGTTCTCAGGCTTATTTGTATTCAATCTTTAACTAATTCTGGTTTAAAACCAAAACTTCttgattattataaaagaGAAATCGTTCAGACGTATGGTTATCAGCATATTTTGACGTTATCTAATCTCGAAAAAGCAAATTTACTGCGTGTTCAACAGTCTAATAGGCAGTATGCAGTTTTAAGAAAAGCTTTAAGACTCACAGTTGAAGATGAGAGTGAAGTCGCACCAAAAGATATTAGTTATGTGCATTCAGTGTATGCGCCTCTAAGTATACGATTAACAGAACGTTTAATCCAACCGGGTGGATGGCAAggtttaaatgatattttaggTTTATTACCTGGCCCATCGATAAATAATGATTCACAAGGGAAAATACCTAATCTCAGAC gGCAATCGATCACTAGTGAAGATTCTAATTCAGAACCATCCCGGCTCGTTTTGGTATTCTTCATTGGTGGTTGCACTTACGCTGAAATATCAGcattaagatttttatctcAGCAAGAAGATC tTAACGTTGAATTTATTGTTGGAACCACGaaactaataaatggagataGTTTCCTTATGTCTCTAActgataatcaacaaaagccaaaaaaataa
- the LOC123262833 gene encoding phosphoglycerate mutase 2, translated as MAKYRIVMVRHGESEWNQLNLFCGWFDAGLSEKGKNEAIAAGKALKDSGYRFDEAHTSVLTRAQVTLGTILKEIGQENIPIFKTWRLNERHYGGLTGMNKAETAAKYGEEQVQIWRRSFDTPPPPMEADHKYYDNIVKDERYKDGPKPDEFPKFESLELTIKRTLPYWNDVIIPHLKEGKKIIIAAHGNSLRGIVKHLDQLSNDQIMSLNLPTGIPFVYELDENFKPVVSMKFLGDEETVKAAMAAVAAQGKAK; from the exons ATGGCAAAATACAGAATTGTTATGGTCCGTCACGGGGAAAGTGAATGGaaccaattaaatttattttgtggtTGGTTTGATGCAGGATTATCCGAGAAAG gtaaAAATGAAGCTATTGCTGCTGGAAAAGCGCTCAAAGATTCAGGCTATCGATTTGATGAAGCACATACCTCCGTGTTAACACGAGCGCAAGTTACTCTTGGAACAATTTTGAAAGAAATCGGCCAAGAAAATATTcctatttttaaaacttggcGTTTAAATGAACGTCATTATGGTGGTCTTACTGGTATGAACAAAGCTGAGACTGCTGCTAAATATGGTGAAGAACAAGTCCAGATTTGGAGAAGATCGTTTGATACTCCTCCACCACCCATGGAAGCTGATCATAAATACTATGATAACATTGTAAAAGATGAGCGCTACAAAGATGGTCCTAAACCTGATGAATTTCCTAAATTTGAATCTCTTGAATTGACTATCAAGCGAACTCTGCCATACTGGAATGATGTTATTATTCCTCATTTAAAAGAGGGAAAGAAAATTATCATTGCTGCTCATGGAAATAGTTTGAGAGGAATTGTCAAACATCTCGACC AATTGAGTAATGACCAAATAATGAGTTTGAATTTACCAACGGGAATACCATTTGTTTATGAATTGgatgaaaatttcaaaccGGTCGTCTCAATGAAATTCTTAGGAGATGAAGAAACAGTTAAAGCTGCTATGGCTGCTGTTGCAGCCCAAGGAAaggctaaataa
- the LOC123262783 gene encoding nuclear pore complex protein DDB_G0274915 — translation MSESEGEQTARSIALEQVYVHEVYEQCAEKTAQSRHWPKVYKFLEELEPGALVCDIGCGNGKYLTINNNIFQVGADKCKKFTEIARQKNNEVLVCDNLVLPFRDESFDAVLSIAVVHHFATTERRVNALRELARVLRIGGKLVISVWAMEQRHKKFESQDVLIPWPKAYCLNSTCNCGTKIPCDDEQCYHLTPKSVLASKREQKYKCRQYKNDPFVNSSPSTSSLSSPNETCYSFFRRALQKLAGKKSFSHRPWFFDSFHNISCKNHDHEIDSDDNSDIDDIPIELRRLENDNVRLNKQNDTFSIKSKSLGDILEIQHLDLVRTRSSNPDLWSTVTLEEKNNDRLSQQTSLEKYKSRLTKQKSCCIEDTYSGEALQITSIREFIKNLPELQANTTKSRSGKHPSIIKQSSMNEELMSIERLAERNHVRHKIIKQISLNEEFIYKNKTMNKLDDDISSGASRRFQLLKSGLTNRIKQSTTNVEKVSSIAIKNGLVKIFQNWKSLDGNSDDQTDNKNLEEPTTQPEENASLTTLKKEAEIERFSSKEDGSDSSKDSSLQSDTSVDSEDSFASVIYVPKKQILPIDVTATPSSQLRATSAPPSPRIKHPPDFHKPKIKMMTILPLLKQFPATSKSLPPPSPPGLSPKTFNSNTQSFFNNRTAAYNFDKPASKQLNELVPINSELNSHTEDPITNSLIISTDEDNSHTTKENNNKEEINQNELSLKDHKPSPNSDDSDNSILMQSKCSIEFNKSPNESLDKSNKESFNDEDSRKCRLNQIKELLQQKPGFATRCSKPAFPLVRRASTATVGRLEAVAKTLPRLLSLELFNPETDDLDSDSSGVSSPDSVDSVVSVISDERFTKEIKVLQTKQLETSEVSEINKKSTNSSDESAVNNDREQLNESTILSISASSSQSLRILERSASLGSYHESSADKLIELRSESKVFSKVPSHTDISNSSINNNETSIYDDIWNKKCNDNLIDFTEKITENLINDIDHYCKERTIEIYNDVTIDNTTEPNSNSSLAQHISSLNTLEETPKSNSMMWLKNQIGDHFSKSTNKFKEDDHFYGIDSEDTMGFVMVSKTGEVEENKQYLVESKIITDEKKNQKLSQTLRSNKNHDSADLSDSSTSYSSPVVFQDSNDVEYKFIENKTICPYNKKSESGDKFRDKKTNTSNRNNYSESSSQESLPSEREGGAITYHQYYHVFREGELDQLINKYVENLHIISSYYDHANWCIVAEKVQVWTI, via the exons ATGTCTGAAAGCGAAGGAGAACAAACGGCTAGATCAATAGCATTAGAACAAGTTTATGTTCATGAAGTTTATGAGCAGTGTGCTGAAAAAACCGCCCAAAGTCGTCATTGGCcgaaagtttataaatttctcgAAGAACTTGAACCCGGAGCTCTTGTTTGTGATATAG GTTGCGgaaatggtaaatatttaactatCAATAACAATATCTTTCAAGTTGGCGCAGataagtgtaaaaaatttacggAAATCGCTCgacaaaaaaataacgaa GTATTAGTATGCGACAATTTAGTATTACCCTTTCGAGACGAAAGTTTCGATGCAGTTTTATCAATCGCTGTAGTTCATCACTTCGCAACAACCGAAAGAAGAGTAAATGCATTAAGAGAACTTGCACGTGTTTTGAGAATTGGTGGAAAACTGGTGATATCAGTTTGGGCTATGGAACAAAGACATAAAAag tTTGAATCTCAAGATGTCTTGATTCCTTGGCCCAAAGCATACTGCTTAAATTCCACGTGCAACTGTGGGACTAAAATTCCATGTGATGATGAGCAATGTTACCATCTAACACCAAAATCTGTTTTGGCATCAAAACGCGAACAGAAGTATAAATGTCGACAATACAAAAATGATCCTTTTGTTAATTCATCGCCATCTACTAGTAGTTTATCGAGCCCTAATGAAACTTGTTATAGTTTTTTTCGTCGTGCTTTACag AAATTAGCAGGGAAGAAAAGTTTTAGTCATCGTCCTTGGTTTTTTGACTCTTTTCACAATATTAGCTGTAAAAATCACGACCATGAAATCGATTCTGATGACAATTCTGATATCGATGATATTCCTATTGAATTAAGGCGACTAGAAAATGATAATGTAAGGTTAAATAAACAGAATGATACTTTCAGTATTAAGTCTAAAAGTCTTGGTGATATTTTGGAAATTCAACACCTTGACTTAGTACGAACACGATCGAGTAACCCGGATCTATGGTCAACAGTTactttagaagaaaaaaataatgatcgACTTTCGCAACAAACTtcattagaaaaatataaatcccGATTAACTAAACAAAAAAGTTGTTGCATAGAAGATACATATTCTGGAGAAGCTTTACAAATTACTTCCATTcgagaatttattaaaaatcttccAGAATTACAGGCAAAC ACCACGAAAAGTAGATCCGGAAAGCATCCAAGTATCATAAAACAATCTTCGATGAACGAGGAACTTATGTCGATCGAACGTTTAGCAGAAAGAAATCATGTAcgtcacaaaattataaaacaaatatcattaaatgaagaatttatttataaaaataaaacaatgaaCAAATTAGACGATGATATATCTAGTGGAGCATCACGACGATTTCAATTATTGAAAAGTGGCCTTACTAACCGAATCAAGCAATCGACAACAAATGTGGAAAAAGTATCTTCAATAgctataaaaaatggattagttaaaatttttcaaaattggaAATCATTAGATGGTAATTCTGATGATCAGACAGACAATAAAAATCTTGAAGAACCTACAACTCAACCAGAAGAAAATGCTTCGTTGAcaactttaaaaaaagaagctGAAATTGAGCGATTTTCATCAAAAGAAGATGGTTCAGATTCATCTAAAGACAGTAGCCTACAAAGTGACACAAGTGTTGATTCTGAAGATAGTTTTGCATCAGTTATTTATGTgccaaaaaaacaaattttgcCTATCGATGTCACTGCAACACCCTCCTCTCAATTACGAGCAACATCAGCGCCACCGTCTCCGAGAATTAAACATCCGCCTGATTTTCataaaccaaaaataaaaatgatgacaATTTTACCGTTATTAAAACAATTTCCTGCTACTAGTAAATCATTGCCACCTCCTAGCCCGCCTGGACTCTCaccaaaaacttttaattccAATACACAatcgttttttaataatcgaaCTGCTGCCTACAATTTTGATAAGCCTGCAAGCAAACAATTAAATGAGCTAGTACCAATTAATTCTGAACTTAATTCTCACACTGAAGATCCAATAACAAACAGCTTAATAATAAGTACAGATGAAGATAATTCACATACTACCAaagaaaataacaataaagaagaaataaatcaaaatgaaTTAAGTTTAAAGGATCATAAGCCATCGCCGAATTCAGATGATAGTGATAATTCGATATTAATGCAATCTAAATGCAGCATAGAGTTTAACAAATCACCAAATGAATCACTCGACAAGTCTAATAAAGAATCTTTTAATGATGAAGATAGCAGAAAATGTAGGTTGAATCAAATAAAGGAATTATTACAACAAAAGCCAGGATTTGCAACTAGATGCTCAAAACCAGCGTTTCCTTTGGTTCGAAGAGCGTCTACAGCTACTGTGGGAAGACTAGAAGCTGTTGCAAAAACATTACCAAGACTTTTGTCGTTAGAATTGTTTAATCCAGAAACAGATGACTTGGACAGTGATTCTAGTGGTGTTTCTTCACCAGATTCTGTAGATTCTGTTGTGAGTGTTATTTCTGATGAACGTTTTactaaagaaataaaagtcCTACAGACTAAACAATTAGAAACATCAGAAGtatctgaaattaataaaaaatcaactaaCAGTTCTGATGAATCTGCTGTAAATAATGATAGGGAACAATTGAATGAATCAACAATTTTATCCATTTCTGCATCATCATCACAGTCGCTTAGAATACTTGAAAGATCTGCTAGTTTAGGTAGTTATCATGAAAGTTCTgctgataaattaattgaattacgATCCGAATCAAAAGTATTTTCAAAAGTACCAAGTCATACCGACATATCCAATTCATCAATTAACAACAATGAAACTTCTATTTATGATGATATTTGGAACAAAAAATGTAATGATAATCTTATtgattttactgaaaaaataaccgaaaatttaatcaatgatATTGATCATTATTGTAAAGAacgaactattgaaatttataatgatgTAACAATTGATAATACAACGGAACCTAACTCTAATAGTTCTTTAGCACAACATATTTCTAGTCTTAATACATTAGAAGAAACACCAAAATCTAATTCTATGATGtggttaaaaaatcaaattggcgatcatttttcaaaatccaccaataaatttaaagaagatGATCATTTTTATGGAATCGATTCTGAAGATACAATGGGTTTTGTTATGGTATCAAAAACCGGGGaagttgaagaaaataaacaatatttagttgagtcaaaaataattactgatGAGAAGAAGAACCAAAAACTTTCTCAAACTTTAAGGTCTAATAAAAATCATGATTCTGCTGATTTAAGTGATTCATCAACATCTTATAGTTCTCCTGTGGTATTTCAAGACTCTAACGACGTTgagtataaatttatagaaaataagaCAATATGTCCGTACAACAAAAAATCTGAATCGGGAGATAAGTTCAgagataaaaaaactaatacgTCAAATAGGAATAATTACAGTGAATCATCATCGCAAGAATCTCTTCCGTCAGAACGAGAAGGTGGCGCTATTACTTATCATCAATATTATCATGTATTTAGAGAAGGCGAACTTGATCAGTTGATCAATAAATACGTTGAAAATTTACATATTATTTCTTCGTATTATGATCATGCCAACTGGTGTATTGTTGCTGAAAAAGTTCAAGTTTGgactatataa